From Corvus cornix cornix isolate S_Up_H32 chromosome 15, ASM73873v5, whole genome shotgun sequence, one genomic window encodes:
- the RTN4R gene encoding reticulon-4 receptor, whose translation MKRAIAEGSKLLILVLCLNIPSEVESCPGACVCYSEPKITISCQQQGLTAIPTEIPIQSQRIFLHNNRITLVRATSFTSCRNMTILWIHSNNISLIEPGAFYGLTKLEELDLSDNTNLKSINPVTFRGLVHLHTLHLDRCGLLELSTGLFRGLFSLQYLYLQDNNLQILLDDTFIDLANLTYLFLHGNKIKSLSENVFRGLINLDRLLLHQNRVSLVHRRAFHDLGKVMTLYLFNNNLTVLTGDTMAPLVSLQYLRLNGNQWICDCQARSLWNWFKQFKGSSSELECHLPPRLAGRDLKRLQSSDLDGCVDSFNQIRTSVFSTKTRSGKLPTGLPPLGSHDGSSKCCQPEMDKSFIYEAKGKAGPSSHSSRSSNNHLKEKENMSRPKYMETDPSKNGSNKQINDSPFGTFPSIVDPPLTKLRPEFLEPIEPSTVPTKKRQGCSKKNRSKAQCRLTQQGNSSTLQLSLSLLIPPLLWSLLLFC comes from the coding sequence GAAGCAAACTGCTGATTTTGGTGCTTTGCTTGAACATCCCATCAGAAGTGGAGTCCTGCCCCGGGGCGTGTGTATGCTACAGTGAACCCAAGATCACcatcagctgccagcagcaggggctgaCAGCGATCCCCACGGAGATCCCCATCCAGAGCCAGCGCATCTTCCTGCACAACAACCGGATCACCCTGGTGAGGGCCACCAGCTTCACCTCCTGCCGCAACATGACCATCCTGTGGATCCACTCCAACAACATCAGCCTCATCGAGCCTGGGGCCTTCTACGGGCTCACCAAACTGGAGGAGCTGGACCTCAGCGACAACACAAACCTGAAATCCATCAACCCCGTCACCTTCCGGGGGCTCGTGCACCTCCACACCCTGCACCTGGACCGCTGCGGGCTCCTGGAGCTCTCCACGGGGCTTTTCCGAGGGTTGTTCTCCTTGCAGTACCTCTACCTTCAGGATAATAACCTCCAGATCCTGCTGGACGACACCTTCATCGACCTGGCGAACCTCACGTACCTGTTCTTGCACGGGAACAAAATCAAGAGCTTGTCGGAGAACGTCTTCCGCGGGCTGATCAACCTCGACCGGCTGCTGCTGCATCAGAACAGGGTGAGCCTGGTGCACCGGCGCGCCTTCCACGACCTGGGGAAGGTGATGACCTTGTACCTGTTCAACAACAACCTGACCGTGCTCACGGGGGACACCATGGCCCCCCTGGTGTCCCTGCAGTACCTGCGCCTCAACGGCAACCAGTGGATCTGTGACTGCCAGGCCCGCTCACTCTGGAATTGGTTTAAGCAGTTCAAGGgctcctcctcggagctggaGTGCCACCTGCCCCCTCGCCTGGCAGGGCGGGACCTCAAGCGGCTGCAGAGCTCCGACCTGGACGGCTGCGTGGACTCCTTCAACCAGATCCGCACCAGCGTTTTTAGCACCAAAACCAGGTCGGGGAAACTCCCAACGGGGCTCCCCCCGCTGGGCTCCCACGACGGCTCCTCCAAGTGCTGCCAGCCTGAGATGGACAAGTCTTTTATTTACGAAGCTAAAGGCAAGGCAGGGccctcctcccacagcagccGCTCGTCCAACAACCACCTCAAGGAGAAGGAGAACATGTCCAGGCCCAAGTACATGGAGACGGACCCTTCCAAAAACGGCAGCAACAAGCAGATAAACGATTCCCCCTTTGGGACCTTCCCCAGCATTGTAGACCCTCCTTTGACCAAGTTGAGACCCGAATTTCTAGAGCCCATTGAACCTTCCACAGTCCCAACCAAAAAGAGGCAGGGCTGCTCTAAAAAGAACAGATCAAAGGCCCAGTGCCGCCTCACCCAGCAGGGGAACAGCTCCACGTTACAGCTCAGCCTAAGCCTTTTGATCCCCCCCTTGCTGTGGAGCTTACTGTTGTTCTGCTAA